The following proteins are encoded in a genomic region of Bacillus sp. FJAT-22090:
- a CDS encoding gas vesicle protein — MAFRETMENKDIALIDILDVILDKGVAIKADLVISIAGVDLVYLDLRVLIASVESLVQAQAGNNKTVSSEQFDRQREALTDATGQPSKWKD; from the coding sequence ATGGCATTCAGAGAAACGATGGAAAACAAGGATATAGCGCTCATTGATATTTTGGATGTCATCCTAGATAAAGGTGTTGCGATCAAGGCTGATTTAGTGATTTCCATCGCTGGCGTAGATCTGGTGTATTTAGATTTGAGAGTATTGATTGCTTCAGTGGAATCTCTCGTACAGGCACAAGCGGGAAACAATAAAACCGTATCTTCAGAACAATTTGATAGACAGAGGGAGGCATTGACTGATGCAACCGGCCAACCAAGCAAGTGGAAAGATTAA
- a CDS encoding gas vesicle protein GvpG, producing MIHKLVSAPINLVIKIGEKVKEEADKELYDLPTIQRKLVQLQMMYELGEIPEEVYKAKEEDLILRYEMAKRMEMQQWEEMTKKK from the coding sequence ATGATCCATAAACTGGTTTCCGCTCCAATTAACCTAGTAATAAAAATCGGTGAAAAGGTGAAAGAGGAAGCTGATAAAGAGCTGTACGACCTTCCTACAATCCAGCGAAAGCTGGTCCAGCTTCAAATGATGTATGAGCTTGGGGAAATACCTGAAGAGGTTTATAAAGCAAAGGAAGAAGACTTGATCCTTCGATATGAAATGGCAAAACGGATGGAAATGCAGCAATGGGAAGAGATGACAAAGAAGAAATGA
- a CDS encoding GvpL/GvpF family gas vesicle protein, protein MDSLIYLYGLIPTEEAGKQQIPAINGFDGKGGIYTLSIGKATAIVCDLDAEQYSEENIKEQINSDMEWLQEKAFHHHETVMMLSKMYTVIPLKFCTLFKNQGSLANAVQTKEAHLVDTFSSIHGNEEWNLKIYCDDQLLKKQVSQSNQTIEAKREEISHLSKGKQFFEKKKLDKLIESELEEEKNRISENIHVHLSEIALKGNVKRTWSNDVTGRKDEMTWNSVYLIPAANVENFLEQIQQYEKGMKGMGWQFEATGPWPAYHFSNFS, encoded by the coding sequence ATGGACAGTCTAATTTACTTATACGGATTGATACCGACAGAGGAAGCAGGCAAACAGCAGATTCCTGCTATTAATGGCTTTGATGGCAAAGGCGGCATCTACACCCTGTCTATAGGCAAGGCAACAGCCATTGTCTGTGACCTGGATGCTGAACAGTACTCTGAAGAGAACATTAAGGAACAAATTAACAGTGACATGGAATGGCTCCAGGAAAAGGCTTTTCACCATCACGAAACCGTCATGATGCTTTCAAAGATGTACACGGTCATCCCCTTGAAGTTTTGCACGCTGTTCAAAAACCAGGGAAGTTTGGCAAACGCTGTACAAACCAAAGAAGCACACTTGGTCGATACATTTTCCTCGATTCACGGTAACGAAGAGTGGAATTTGAAAATATACTGCGATGATCAGTTGCTAAAAAAACAGGTGAGTCAGAGCAATCAGACCATTGAAGCAAAAAGAGAGGAAATAAGCCACCTTTCTAAAGGAAAGCAATTTTTCGAGAAGAAAAAGCTGGACAAGCTGATTGAATCTGAGCTAGAAGAAGAAAAAAACAGAATTAGTGAAAATATACATGTGCATCTAAGCGAAATTGCGCTAAAAGGAAATGTCAAAAGAACGTGGAGTAATGATGTGACGGGAAGAAAGGATGAGATGACCTGGAATAGCGTCTATCTGATCCCCGCAGCAAATGTAGAAAACTTTTTAGAACAGATCCAGCAATATGAGAAGGGCATGAAGGGAATGGGATGGCAGTTTGAAGCAACAGGGCCATGGCCGGCCTACCACTTTTCTAACTTTTCATAA